One region of Budorcas taxicolor isolate Tak-1 chromosome 3, Takin1.1, whole genome shotgun sequence genomic DNA includes:
- the KTI12 gene encoding protein KTI12 homolog yields MPLVVFCGLPYSGKSRRVEELRAALAAEGRVVQVVDDAAVLGAEDATVYGDSAREKALRGALRAAVERRLSRQDVVILDSLNYIKGFRYELYCLARAARTPLCLVYCVRPGSLNGGLRVAGAVDNPNQNVSVSWRPRAEEGGRPLAVGTDVLGEPQAVASVVNRRAQAEVPTESEPKETRATDCPALVASESEKSAEHVSGAFYPPELLEALALRFEAPDSRNRWDRPLFTLVGLEEPLPLAEIRAALFENRAPPPHQSTQSQPLASGSFLHQLDQVTSQVLAGLMEAQKSAVPGDLLKLPGTTEHLRFTRPLTMAELSRLRRQFISYTKMHPNNENLPQLANMFLQYLSQSLH; encoded by the coding sequence ATGCCGCTCGTGGTGTTTTGCGGGCTGCCGTACAGCGGCAAGAGCCGGCGCGTCGAGGAACTCCGCGCGGCCCTGGCAGCTGAGGGCCGCGTGGTGCAGGTGGTGGACGATGCGGCGGTGCTCGGCGCGGAGGACGCAACAGTGTATGGCGATTCAGCCCGTGAGAAGGCCTTGCGTGGGGCCCTGCGAGCGGCTGTGGAGCGGCGCCTGAGTCGCCAGGACGTGGTCATCCTCGACTCGCTGAACTACATCAAGGGCTTCCGTTACGAGCTGTACTGCCTGGCGCGGGCGGCGCGCACTCCGCTCTGCCTCGTCTACTGCGTACGACCAGGCAGTCTGAACGGGGGACTGCGGGTGGCAGGCGCCGTGGATAATCCGAACCAGAACGTCAGTGTGAGTTGGAGACCGCGagctgaggagggagggagaccTCTGGCGGTGGGCACCGATGTCCTCGGGGAACCACAGGCAGTGGCCTCTGTAGTAAATAGGCGAGCCCAGGCAGAAGTACCTACGGAATCCGAGCCAAAGGAAACCAGGGCGACAGATTGTCCAGCTCTCGTGGCTTCGGAATCCGAGAAATCTGCAGAGCATGTGTCTGGTGCTTTTTACCCTCCCGAACTTTTGGAGGCCCTAGCGCTGCGCTTCGAAGCTCCCGACTCTCGGAATCGCTGGGACCGACCCCTGTTCACCTTGGTGGGCTTAGAGGAACCGTTGCCACTGGCAGAGATCAGAGCTGCCCTGTTTGAGAACCGGGCTCCTCCACCCCATCAGTCTACACAGTCCCAGCCACTTGCTTCTGGCAGCTTTCTGCACCAGTTGGACCAGGTCACCAGCCAGGTGCTGGCAGGACTGATGGAAGCGCAGAAGAGTGCAGTCCCCGGAGACTTGCTTAAGCTTCCTGGCACCACAGAACACCTGCGGTTTACCAGGCCTTTGACCATGGCAGAACTGAGTCGCCTCCGTCGTCAGTTTATTTCCTACACCAAAATGCATCCCAACAATGAGAACCTGCCTCAACTGGCCAACATGTTTCTGCAGTATCTAAGCCAGAGCCTGCACTAA